One segment of Penaeus chinensis breed Huanghai No. 1 chromosome 14, ASM1920278v2, whole genome shotgun sequence DNA contains the following:
- the LOC125032608 gene encoding uncharacterized protein LOC125032608 isoform X2 produces the protein MYIKYIVFTSVYNVRVYSLSASQLISDDHIKYIYYQQLWSDRFLSSVTARREAILFAMISGKWPCFKRFLILLLVAAVALVLYQGALPRTQQFYGKSALDSGRDNLFSEQTRTMYPGWVVWLFTDPRGRENVLCPLLRDFPHFYICDVTQLPSLGNVTSIHNMIWRTLPLGDERVSAFFVRDTDSLLLERGAAAVREWMSGNKSFHLLRDHPYHGIPVMGGLWGARWDLKTHNVSEFRKNLTGVRSAMIKAAKGKFKKGVDQHILMKVLYPKTKGDVMSHDSFFCKKYPDGFRPFPIQREKGHYLRNYMGVRENDKLFVKTPCPEACRPKNHQDWTYC, from the exons atgtatataaaatacatagtaTTCACTTCTGTGTATAATGTACGAGTATATAGCTTATCAGCGTCACAGTTAATATCAGACgaccatataaaatatatatattatcagcaaCTTTGGTCAGACCGGTTCCTCTCTTCAGTCACGGCACGACGCGAAGCCATCCTTTTCGCAATG atAAGTGGGAAATGGCCGTGCTTCAAAAGATTTCTGATCCTCCTACTGGTCGCCGCCGTAGCACTTGTCCTTTACCAGGGAGCACTGCCTAGAACTCAGCAGTTTTACGGGAAAAGCGCTCTAGATTCTGGTAGAGACAATCTGTTCAGTGAGCAG ACAAGAACCATGTACCCTGGCTGGGTCGTGTGGCTCTTCACTGATCCTCGCGGCCGGGAGAATGTCCTCTGCCCACTCTTGCGTGATTTTCCTCACTTCTACATCTGTGACGTCACCCAATTGCCTTCGCTTGGAAATGTTACCTCAATACACAACATGATTTGGAGAACGCTGCCCCTTGGTGACGAAAGGGTCTCGGCTTTTTTTGTCCGAGACACCGACTCGCTT CTCCTGGAACGAGGGGCTGCAGCAGTGAGGGAATGGATGTCGGGAAACAAAAGCTTCCACTTGCTGAGGGACCATCCGTACCATGGAATTCCTGTGATGGGAGGGCTGTGGGGCGCCCGCTGGGACCTCAAGACGCACAACGTTTCAGAATTCAGGAAGAACCTTACTGGTGTCAGAAGCGCAATGATAAAAGCAGCCAAGGGAAAGTTCAAGAAAGGCGTTGATCAACACATCTTAATG AAAGTGTTGTACCCAAAGACGAAAGGTGATGTCATGTCCCACGATAGTTTCTTCTGCAAGAAATACCCAGATGGTTTCAGACCTTTCCCAATCCAGCGTGAGAAAGGCCATTACTTACGGAATTACAT GGGTGTCAGAGAGAACGACAAACTATTTGTTAAAACACCCTGTCCAGAGGCTTGTCGTCCTAAGAATCATCAAGATTGGACCTACTGCTGA
- the LOC125032608 gene encoding uncharacterized protein LOC125032608 isoform X1: MYIKYIVFTSVYNVRVYSLSASQLISDDHIKYIYYQQLWSDRFLSSVTARREAILFAMISGKWPCFKRFLILLLVAAVALVLYQGALPRTQQFYGKSALDSGRDNLFSEQKALPWWEGGDCRCNGNSCFPEEAPSFSWEDAGGACGRRAWLAGGGQKVISFALFGNKSQYWKAFRKNLNATRTMYPGWVVWLFTDPRGRENVLCPLLRDFPHFYICDVTQLPSLGNVTSIHNMIWRTLPLGDERVSAFFVRDTDSLLLERGAAAVREWMSGNKSFHLLRDHPYHGIPVMGGLWGARWDLKTHNVSEFRKNLTGVRSAMIKAAKGKFKKGVDQHILMKVLYPKTKGDVMSHDSFFCKKYPDGFRPFPIQREKGHYLRNYMGVRENDKLFVKTPCPEACRPKNHQDWTYC, from the exons atgtatataaaatacatagtaTTCACTTCTGTGTATAATGTACGAGTATATAGCTTATCAGCGTCACAGTTAATATCAGACgaccatataaaatatatatattatcagcaaCTTTGGTCAGACCGGTTCCTCTCTTCAGTCACGGCACGACGCGAAGCCATCCTTTTCGCAATG atAAGTGGGAAATGGCCGTGCTTCAAAAGATTTCTGATCCTCCTACTGGTCGCCGCCGTAGCACTTGTCCTTTACCAGGGAGCACTGCCTAGAACTCAGCAGTTTTACGGGAAAAGCGCTCTAGATTCTGGTAGAGACAATCTGTTCAGTGAGCAG AAAGCGTTGCCCTGGTGGGAAGGAGGCGACTGCCGTTGCAATGGTAACTCCTGCTTTCCTGAGGAGGCTCCAAGCTTCTCTTGGGAAGACGCGGGCGGCGCCTGTGGTCGGAGGGCGTGGTTGGCAGGCGGAGGGCAGAAGGTGATCAGTTTCGCGCTGTTTGGGAATAAGTCGCAGTACTGGAAAGCGTTTCGGAAGAACCTCAATGCG ACAAGAACCATGTACCCTGGCTGGGTCGTGTGGCTCTTCACTGATCCTCGCGGCCGGGAGAATGTCCTCTGCCCACTCTTGCGTGATTTTCCTCACTTCTACATCTGTGACGTCACCCAATTGCCTTCGCTTGGAAATGTTACCTCAATACACAACATGATTTGGAGAACGCTGCCCCTTGGTGACGAAAGGGTCTCGGCTTTTTTTGTCCGAGACACCGACTCGCTT CTCCTGGAACGAGGGGCTGCAGCAGTGAGGGAATGGATGTCGGGAAACAAAAGCTTCCACTTGCTGAGGGACCATCCGTACCATGGAATTCCTGTGATGGGAGGGCTGTGGGGCGCCCGCTGGGACCTCAAGACGCACAACGTTTCAGAATTCAGGAAGAACCTTACTGGTGTCAGAAGCGCAATGATAAAAGCAGCCAAGGGAAAGTTCAAGAAAGGCGTTGATCAACACATCTTAATG AAAGTGTTGTACCCAAAGACGAAAGGTGATGTCATGTCCCACGATAGTTTCTTCTGCAAGAAATACCCAGATGGTTTCAGACCTTTCCCAATCCAGCGTGAGAAAGGCCATTACTTACGGAATTACAT GGGTGTCAGAGAGAACGACAAACTATTTGTTAAAACACCCTGTCCAGAGGCTTGTCGTCCTAAGAATCATCAAGATTGGACCTACTGCTGA